Below is a genomic region from Persicimonas caeni.
GTGAGTCGGATCAGTGCAACACCGGCGTGTGTGACGAAGACGCCGATGCCTGCGTGCCCCAGCCCGTCTCCGACGGCACCACGTGTGACGACGGCGCCTTCTGTACGGTGGGCGACTCGTGCCAAGCGGGCACGTGTGAAGGAAGCACGCGCGACTGCTCGGGCTCCGGTGACCAGTGCAACGACGGCATCTGCGACGAGCAGGCCGACAGTTGTGTGCCCCAGCCCGTCTCCGATGGGACCGCGTGTGACGACGGCGCCTACTGCACCGTGGGCGACACCTGCCAGGCGGGTCAGTGCAACGCGGGCGCCCCACGCCAGTGCGGCGCCTCGGGCGGCTCGTGCCGCACCGGGGTGTGCGACGAACAAAACGACACCTGCGACGGCGACCCGGTCGCCGACGGCACCCCCTGTGACGACGGTCAGTTCTGCACGGTGAGTGACTCGTGTAGCGCCGGAACGTGCGTGGGCGGCTCCCCCAAAGACTGCTCGGGCGCCGGTGACCAGTGCAACGACGGGGTGTGCGACGAGTCGAATAACCGCTGCCGAGCCACGCCCAAGCCCGACGGCACCACCTGCGACGACGGCGCCTTCTGCACGGTCAGTGATGCGTGCACCTCGGGCGCGTGTGGCGGCACCTCGCGGGACTGCTCGAGCGCGGGCGACCAGTGCAACGAAGGCATCTGCGACGAGAGCAACGATAGCTGCGCGCCGCGGCCGCTCTCCGACGGCACCACCTGTGACGACGGCGCCTTCTGCACCGTGGGTGATACCTGCTCGGCCGGTAGCTGCGGCGGCGCCCCCAGAAACTGCTCGAACTTCGCCGACGAGTGCAACGCCGGGGCCTGCGACGAGCAAGCCGACAGTTGCTACGCCGATCCCTTCCAAGACGGCACCACCTGCGACGACGGACTCTTCTGCACCGTGGGTGACACGTGCACCGCGGGTGTATGTGACGGCTCGGCGCGCGACTGCTCGGGCGTCGTGACCACGCAGTGCGGCGTGGGTGTCTGCGAGGACAACTTCGACCGCTGTGTCGAACAAAACGACCCCACCTGCTGTGACTCGACGGTCGACAACGATCTCGACGGCGTCAGCCAGTGCAACGACTGCGACGACACCAACGGCGGCGTCTATCCCGGCGCCACCGAGACGTGCAACGGCATCGACGACGACTGCGACGGCGCCATCGACGAAGACTTCGACGCCGACGGCGACGGCTACGCCACCTGCAGCGACGACCCGCTGATCCGCGATTGCGACGACTCCAACGCCAACGTCAACCCGGGGATGGACGAGGACTGCGGGGCCAACGACCAGGGCAACGGCATTGACGACGACTGCGACGGCTACGTCGACGAGGGCTGCAATCCGTGCACGACCACCGACGCCGATAACGACGGCTACAGCGAGTGCGACGGCGACTGCGACGACAGCAACCCCGATGTCCACCCCGGGGCCACCGAGCAGTGTGACGGGCTCGACAACGACTGCAACACGTTTACGACCAAAAACTGCGACGTCGACGAGCCGTGCAACTTCAACAGCGGCACCGACGTGTGCATGAACGATCGCATCTGCGCGTGCATCGTCGACAACAGCGGCTCGTGCACCGGCGACTACCGATGCACCACCTACTGCAACTGGAGCGAAACCGGCCCGATCGGCGACGGCTGCGGCGCCGACCAGACCTGTCTTTACGACATGCTGCGCTCGTCGAACGTCCATGCCTGCGGGGTGACCACCGATACGCCCGGCGTCAAAGGAGGCGGTGAGGCCTGCGGCAGCGACAGTGAGTGTCGCAGCCTCAACTGCGACCGTATCTGCCGCGGCCCGGGCTGCAACCAGGACTACTGCCAAGACTACTGCGGCAGCGACGACTATTGCGGCACCAATGCGGTGTGCCGCCTGAGCCGCCTGAGCGACAATATCGACGGACGCTGCTGGCCCTCCGGCGGCCCCTTGTTGGGCTCGTCGAGCATCGGTCAGAGCTGCTCGAGCGATACGAGCTGCGACCGCGGCCTTTGCATGACTGACCCGAACGACTCGAGCCGCTACTGCACCGGAGCGTGCTGCAAGGACTCGGACTGCCCGTCTGGCTACACCTGCACGATGGGAGGCGACCAGATCGACACGACCTACGTGTACCCCGACCCGCGCGGCATCACCTGCACGACCGACTCCGACTGCAGCGGCAGCGGCGGCATTTGCTACAACAACGAGTGTGCCTGGCGTCTCGTGGAGACCTCGCCGATGTGCGTCAAAGACGTCAGCGGCCAGGGTTCGCGAGTGGCCGGCCAGCAGTGCGCTCAAAACTCCGACTGTGAGAGCAATTTCTGCGAGAAGACCCTGGGCGTGTGCGTGTCGACCTGCTGCAACGATGCTGCCTGCCCGACCGGGCTGACCTGCGAAGGACAGACCGTCCAGACCGACACCGATCGGGTCTCGCAAGTTCGCGTGTGCATCAACGTGTCGACTGAGAACGTACTCGAGCGAAAATAGCCCGAAGCCACAGCGCGCGCGGCCGTATTGGAGTAGGCCGCGCGCGTTCAAATGCTCACTCCAAAACCTGCGCAGCGCCTCCATCGCTGCGCTTTTTTATTTGCTGGTGATCAAAACGATGATGACTGACCGCCGATATCTCGCTCGCAGCTTCTGGCTGGCACTCGCGTTGATCTTGTACCTCGTTGTCAGTGGTTGTGGAGGATGTGACGAGACGGCCGGCCGAGGCACCAACAACGGCACCTCCGGGGCAGACGGGGGCGACGTGACCGACTGCGACGACGGCGACAGCGACGGGTTCGGCGTCGGCGGAAATTGCCTGAGCGAACAGCTCGACTGCGACGACTCCGACTCGGCGATCAACCCGGGCGCCGACGAGGTGTGCGGCGACGGCGTCGACAACAACTGCGACGGGCAAATCGACGAGGACTGCGAGCGTTGCACCGACGGCGAGACCCGCCAGTGCGGCTCGGACGTCGGCGCCTGCGAGATGGGAACCCAGACCTGCTCCGAAGGAGCCTGGGGTGAGTGCGAAGGCGAAGTGCGCTCGGCGCCCGAGACCTGCGACGGCGTCGACAACGACTGCGACGGCGAGGTCGACGAAGATCCCCAGCAAACCCTGTGCAACGACGGCAGCAAGTGTAACGGCGTGGAGGTCTGCCAGGCCGGCACCTGCGTCGACTCTGAGCCGGTGGACTGCTCGCACCTCGACGAGCCCTGCTTCGAGGGTGTCTGCCTCGAAAAGGACGGCTCGTGCAGCCAGCAGATGATTCCCGACGGCACCACCTGCGAAGATGGCAATTTCTGTACGGTCGACGGCGTCTGCCAACAGGGCGTGTGCGAGACCTCCCCGCGCGACTGCTCGGGTGAGTCCGATCAGTGCAACACCGGCGTGTGTGACGAAGACGCCGACGCCTGCGTGCCCCAACCCGTCTCCGACGGCACCACCTGCGACGACGGCGCCTTCTGTACGGTAGGCGACTCGTGTCAGGCGGGCACATGTGAGGGAAGCACGCGCGACTGCTCGGGCGCCGGCGACCAGTGCAACGACGGCATCTGCGACGAGCAGGCCGATAGCTGTGTGCCCCAGCCGATCGCCGATGGGACCGAGTGCGACGACGGCGCCTACTGCACGGTGGGCGACTCGTGCCAGGCGGGCCAGTGCACCGCCGGCGCCCCCAGACAATGCGGCGCGTCGGGCGGCTCGTGTCGCACCGGCGTATGTGACGAGCAGGCCGACTCGTGCACCGGCGACCCGGTCGCCGACGGCACGCCCTGTAATGACGGCCAATTCTGCACCGTGAGCGACTCGTGCAGCGCCGGAACGTGCGTGGGCGGCGCCCCCAAAGACTGCTCGGGCGCCGGTGACCAGTGCAACGACGGCGTCTGCGACGAGTCCAACAACCGCTGCGAAGCGTCACCCAAACCCGATGGCACCACCTGCGATGACGGCGCCTTCTGTACGGTGAGCGACACCTGCTCGAGCGGCACCTGCGGCGGCTCGACCCGAGACTGCTCGGGCGCCGGCGACCAATGCAACGACGGGACCTGCGACGAGCAGGCCGACAGCTGCGTGCCCCGGCCCGTCTCCGACGGCACCACCTGTGACGACGGCGCCTTCTGCACGGTGAGCGACACCTGCTCGAGCGGCACCTGCGGCGGCTCGGCGAGAGCTTGCGCGTGGGCAGGCGATCAGTGCAACGACGGGGTCTGCGACGAACAGGCTGGTGCGTGTGTGGCCGATCCCGTCCAAGACGGCACCACCTGTGACGACGGCGCCTTCTGCACGGTCAACGACGCGTGCACCGCCGGCTCTTGTGGCGGCGCAGCGCGCGACTGCTCCGGCGCGGGCGACCAGTGCAACGATGGCGTGTGCGACGACAACAGCGACTCGTGTGTCGCCCAACCGGTTCAAGATGGAACGACCTGCGACGACGGCGCCTTCTGTACCGTCTCGGATGTGTGCACGTCGGGCACCTGCGGCGGCGCGGCGCGTGATTGCTCGGCGGCCGGCGATCAGTGCAACGACGGGGTCTGCGACGACCAGGCCGACACGTGCGTACCCGACCCGCTTCCCGACGGCACCACTTGCGACGACTCGGCGTTCTGCACGGTCAACGACCAGTGCACCGCCGGAAGCTGTGGCGGCGCGGCGCGCGACTGCTCGGCCGCCGGCGACCAGTGCAACGACGGGGTTTGCGACGAGCAGGCCAGCGCGTGCGTGGCGTCGCCGAAGGTCGACGGCACCACCTGCGACGACTCGACCTTCTGTACGGTCAACGACCAGTGCACCGCCGGCAACTGCGGCGGCGCGGCGCGCGACTGCTCGGCGGCCGGCGATCAGTGCAACGACGGGGTCTGCGACGACCAGGCCGACACGTGCGTACCCGACCCGCTCCCCGACGGCACCACTTGCGACGACTCGGCGTTCTGCACGGTCAACGACCAGTGCACCGCCGGAAGCTGTGGCGGCGCGGCGCGCGACTGCTCGGCAGTCGGCGACCAGTGCAACGACGGAGTATGTGACGACCAGGCCGACGCCTGCGTACAGTCGGCCAAGGCCGACGGGACGACCTGCGACGACGGCGTCTTCTGCACCGGCACCGACTACTGCATGTCGGGGAGTTGCACGGGCGACGCCCTCGACTGCTCGACCTACGACACACAGTGTGGCGTGGGAACCTGCGACGAGTCACAGCAGATGTGCTACTCCGACGCCACCTCCGCCGACGGCACGAGCTGCGACGACGGCGACGTGTGCACGGCCAATGACAGCTGCCAGTCAGGCGTCTGTGAGAGTAGCCCCAGCACGCCGATCGCCGATGCCGGCGCCGACCAGAGCGGCATTCCGCCCAACACCACCGTCCAGCTCGACGGGTCGAACTCGTCCGATCCCCACGGCCAAGCGCTCAGCTACAGTTGGAACTTCGCCAGCCGTCCCACGGGGAGCTCGGCGAGCTTCAGTGACCCCACCGCCGAGAGCCCGACCTTCTTGGCCGATGTCGCCGGCACCTACGAAGCATGCCTGACGGTGACCGACTCCGACGGGTGCTCCTCGGCGACCGATTGCATGACGGTGACCGTCGAACCCGACAAGGACCTGCACATCGAGTTGGTGTGGTTCAGCG
It encodes:
- a CDS encoding PKD domain-containing protein, with protein sequence MTDRRYLARSFWLALALILYLVVSGCGGCDETAGRGTNNGTSGADGGDVTDCDDGDSDGFGVGGNCLSEQLDCDDSDSAINPGADEVCGDGVDNNCDGQIDEDCERCTDGETRQCGSDVGACEMGTQTCSEGAWGECEGEVRSAPETCDGVDNDCDGEVDEDPQQTLCNDGSKCNGVEVCQAGTCVDSEPVDCSHLDEPCFEGVCLEKDGSCSQQMIPDGTTCEDGNFCTVDGVCQQGVCETSPRDCSGESDQCNTGVCDEDADACVPQPVSDGTTCDDGAFCTVGDSCQAGTCEGSTRDCSGAGDQCNDGICDEQADSCVPQPIADGTECDDGAYCTVGDSCQAGQCTAGAPRQCGASGGSCRTGVCDEQADSCTGDPVADGTPCNDGQFCTVSDSCSAGTCVGGAPKDCSGAGDQCNDGVCDESNNRCEASPKPDGTTCDDGAFCTVSDTCSSGTCGGSTRDCSGAGDQCNDGTCDEQADSCVPRPVSDGTTCDDGAFCTVSDTCSSGTCGGSARACAWAGDQCNDGVCDEQAGACVADPVQDGTTCDDGAFCTVNDACTAGSCGGAARDCSGAGDQCNDGVCDDNSDSCVAQPVQDGTTCDDGAFCTVSDVCTSGTCGGAARDCSAAGDQCNDGVCDDQADTCVPDPLPDGTTCDDSAFCTVNDQCTAGSCGGAARDCSAAGDQCNDGVCDEQASACVASPKVDGTTCDDSTFCTVNDQCTAGNCGGAARDCSAAGDQCNDGVCDDQADTCVPDPLPDGTTCDDSAFCTVNDQCTAGSCGGAARDCSAVGDQCNDGVCDDQADACVQSAKADGTTCDDGVFCTGTDYCMSGSCTGDALDCSTYDTQCGVGTCDESQQMCYSDATSADGTSCDDGDVCTANDSCQSGVCESSPSTPIADAGADQSGIPPNTTVQLDGSNSSDPHGQALSYSWNFASRPTGSSASFSDPTAESPTFLADVAGTYEACLTVTDSDGCSSATDCMTVTVEPDKDLHIELVWFSDDSDVDLHLRAPNGTWWSMNKPRCNSSDQGTDCFFCVPNPDWGAGGEGLADGIAANDPVLDVDNINGYGPENINMDTLFDTASSMRVGVHYFSDKGAGDVSARLRIYVAGVLQFEETKTLSCDDFWEVADIDVSNAGTVVSITNVGGNPSADGRGQCP
- a CDS encoding putative metal-binding motif-containing protein is translated as MIASKNRFWLLNLLFATVVAFSGCGSCDDTSGNTTNNTTTQADGGDVSGCDDGDSDGFGAGETCEEEQIDCDDSDSAINPGADEVCGDGVDNNCDGQIDEDCESCTDGETRQCGSDVGACQMGTQTCNDGTWSECEGEVRSAPETCDGVDNDCDGEVDEDPQQTLCNDGIKCNGAEVCQAGTCVDSEPVDCSHLDEPCFKGVCLEKDGSCSQQMIADGTTCDDGNFCTIDGVCQQGVCETSPRDCSGESDQCNTGVCDEDADACVPQPVSDGTTCDDGAFCTVGDSCQAGTCEGSTRDCSGSGDQCNDGICDEQADSCVPQPVSDGTACDDGAYCTVGDTCQAGQCNAGAPRQCGASGGSCRTGVCDEQNDTCDGDPVADGTPCDDGQFCTVSDSCSAGTCVGGSPKDCSGAGDQCNDGVCDESNNRCRATPKPDGTTCDDGAFCTVSDACTSGACGGTSRDCSSAGDQCNEGICDESNDSCAPRPLSDGTTCDDGAFCTVGDTCSAGSCGGAPRNCSNFADECNAGACDEQADSCYADPFQDGTTCDDGLFCTVGDTCTAGVCDGSARDCSGVVTTQCGVGVCEDNFDRCVEQNDPTCCDSTVDNDLDGVSQCNDCDDTNGGVYPGATETCNGIDDDCDGAIDEDFDADGDGYATCSDDPLIRDCDDSNANVNPGMDEDCGANDQGNGIDDDCDGYVDEGCNPCTTTDADNDGYSECDGDCDDSNPDVHPGATEQCDGLDNDCNTFTTKNCDVDEPCNFNSGTDVCMNDRICACIVDNSGSCTGDYRCTTYCNWSETGPIGDGCGADQTCLYDMLRSSNVHACGVTTDTPGVKGGGEACGSDSECRSLNCDRICRGPGCNQDYCQDYCGSDDYCGTNAVCRLSRLSDNIDGRCWPSGGPLLGSSSIGQSCSSDTSCDRGLCMTDPNDSSRYCTGACCKDSDCPSGYTCTMGGDQIDTTYVYPDPRGITCTTDSDCSGSGGICYNNECAWRLVETSPMCVKDVSGQGSRVAGQQCAQNSDCESNFCEKTLGVCVSTCCNDAACPTGLTCEGQTVQTDTDRVSQVRVCINVSTENVLERK